aaactttgctttggacgtaggtttgtgtggtggccctgaaaagggccgattgttgtgaggcgagccggcaaggcaaaggcgcgtttgcgtttgcgtgcagggagcacgcaagcgcagcgccgcggtccctgtttaggccttcttctcggtcttctttggcagcaggacggcctggatgttgggcaggacaccaccctgtgcgatggtgacgcccgacaagagcttgttgagctcctcgtcgttgcggatggcgagctgcaggtggcgcgggatgatgcgcgtcttcttgttgtcgcgggccgcgtttccggccagctcgagcacctcagccgcgaggtactccatgacggcggcgaggtagacgggcgccccggcgccgacgcgctcggcgtagtttcccttgcgcaggaggcggtggattctgccgaccgggaactggagcccagccctgcttgagcgggactttgacttgcccttgactttgcctccctttccgcgtccggacatggcgtttggctagtggcgtaagcgctaaacacgtaaccgtaacggtgcgagccgcagcgagtcgagcagcggagtgcgtgcgtgtgccggcggcggcggggtgggggtccctttatgggctcgggtgcggcggccggttgcgcgcgcgccccattggtcggcggccgcaacagggcgagctggtaaaggtgcggtgttgcggtagcggcgggtgccactgtgtggggagacgctgactagagcggagcgcttgctgcctgttgttgtacgttcgagatgccgcccaagactagcgggaaggccgccaagaaggccggcaaggcgcagaagaacatttcgaagggcgacaagaagaagaagcgcaagaggaaggagagctatgccatctacatctacaaggtgctgaagcaggtgcaccccgacacgggcatctcgtcgaaggcgatgagcatcatgaacagcttcgtgaacgacattttcgagcgcattgcggccgaggcgtctcgcctggcgcactacaacaagcgctcgaccatcacgtcccgcgagatccagacggctgtgcggctcttgctgcctggcgagctggccaagcacgccgtgagcgagggcacgaaggcggtgaccaagtacacgagctccaagtaaggaggaggttgttacttcggctcttggaaggaaggaaggaaggaaggaaggaaggaaggaagctccctccgttgcgagagcggcaaaacggcccttttcagggccaccaaattgcctttgcgggaagagcggaattgtttgtgtgtgtgtgagtgagtgagtgagtgagaggggcggcatagctacccggtttggttggttgcgaggcagctggtggtgctgctgtgccgtggtggtgtggtctcgaatgtggttgtggttgtggttactggggtacggccgcgagggtttggttgccgccggtgtgacgtggaatgcgtgcacgagtcttggcgtggttgtttgtcgacacacagatagatcgataggaggtgttggtgctgtctgtggcgctgattcatgtctttgtctccgtctgcccggttagtcacgtgactgcaattgaaagtcctcgcgattgattgattgttggatgtcaccgttacggccgtctgttgtcacatcatacatgatggcgagggtgaaatgttgtgttgccgtcgactattccctttgctgtacggcgcgttggtgtgtgtgtgttggtgacgttttaaatggacgtgtcgtactatcatccattacgaagtcgccaagaaatgtacgggcgggtggggtaggcgacacgcacggtggtgtacctatttggcccttgatttgatgatagccgtttctgcagtttgactgatgattgattggactgttgtgcgcacgcacgtcattcacggtgcacgtgtgttcggttgagtacagtaagcgtgaggctagacgacgacggtcgttgtttgttgttatgggcgtacacgcgtttcgttggtctgtgtcccccggtgtgaaatggcaggtgtgtcggtgatgtgatccgatccggcggctctgagtaactgtcaatatcggcgcggtacaccggcgtcatggcaacgtgtcggtgttcacaccagtcgcactgtggcaccgtcggcgccgcgaacggtgacgaaaggctgacctttgatcggtcgagtgtcgtgtctgggcagaacgtgtggaatgagcaaaactgttggggacggaaacaatggtggaggaggggaacggaaagtaataaaacaaacaaaatggagaagcaatcaccggaaaacgaagcagggaaaaacggagaggcgctgtctatagcaacggaacgttcccgtgcattgcagccgcactgaaaggcgtttacggcgcggctgcaggtgtcggccgtggtgacggctgaattgcattgccttcccggatgaaacgttcgccgacatggctcggaggaggaatctatgagaatgcgttgcccttgcctgccgtttcgtgtgccctcctgttgtgtacgctgttgttgtccggtgtagcgaagggtgtgtatgtaggggtgtgtgtgtgtttagtggggaattggaaggtcgatagctgccgtcacggtcaagataacgcagtcaaaggtgtcgcgaaaaagtgtgttagccgtggttggttggttcgtgtgttttaaagagaatggacgagagagagaaagtaggtggagagtgcgttgcgtgttgcctaactgcgtccgcgaatatggcagtagttggtggtgggcgtgcccttgcatgtggcccggaaggcgtgtccgtttcgcggtagtggcaccgctgctggcatattcgggagatgggaggggcgcgaaaggagaaaggagacgcggaggcttttaaagacggggagggcgcgtgtgggtggctcgcgctgcgctcggcggttgtgtttgtgcaacaaatgtgttgccgggaggggaccgttgttgtggtgcggttgtagcctcagacgcggccggcagtgaacgtgagacgacggatgcgggccggggcggcgcatgtcgccggtgccatgccttttaagagccgcgtggtcgggggtgtgcgcaccgtgtgtcgtgttgcgagacagcatcatttgtgctgcgtggcgtggcgtggcgtgggggcgaggagagcgagccgcgcggtgtgcttgtgcgccggagaatggcacactgcgcctgcccgttgaggaggccgatggccgtggtgtggtggaaatggagcgcgtcggacgtgcaccaatgagaaagagaaacaaagcggcgacaacgaacgaaagggggagggaggccattgtgtcacatgcggcggtgggaggaaaaaaaaaaaaacaaacaaacaagaaacgaagacgtaagaaagaggagaaacaacaaagagaatgagtcgtgcgttcgcgagggggggtgcgcgtgtaactccggtacgcgcagtgccggagcccaacggctgtgtcgtcgacgccagtgcttgtcggccgaatgggtgcgggaatagaggcagcgtcggcacggagaagcaagcaagaaggaaggacgcacgcgcgctgcggcgtttggcgcggtttgcggctggcgcctttggtggcaacggccgggacaagcagcggtgtatggtggtgtgcggggcggacaggggcggcggcggtggtggactgggaggaggcgaggcggcgccgacggtggcgtgtggtacggcgaaaacgggacggacggacggcggatgttggagaggcgccgcgcacgcagacacatggaaggaaggaaggaacgaacgcaagggaacaaatggagggggcgaatgtggagatgcgggcaggcggtggtgtttgtgggcatgtggtggggagaagggcgggggcgggaggacagaggcgaggcgactgcgtgcttgctcgctcgctcgcgtgtcttttgtttttgtgtttgtttttccatcgtttggtcgccttggagcctgtcggtcccgtccgtgtgtggccacgcttcgggtgcgtgtatgtttgtacgtttcgtttgttcgtcttctgcagcagaggcggtgcgcggcagtgggaacgcctgcctggcggctgggacggccagcaaatgcggttggatgggcggccacagcaccgcacctgtgcccaaggaggcgacgctggcggcggggccccctcggatgcggccggctgggggctgtgtgcgctgccgctgccgctgccgccgccgccgccgccgccgccgccgccgccgccgccgccgccgccgccggtgctggtgctggtgctggtgcagcagcaacaacgacgaacaacgagtaagcaagaagaggacgaagcggatggctggtgggtgagtgcatttatttaggcggtcgacaaggcagtgcgtgatgtggcgttgtgacgggggtttgctcacgtggcctcgtttgtgttgatgcgcaggaagatgagatgcgggcagacgcagacgcgtacagagagacgagcccggtctgcagcaggatgtgtggcgcggcgcgccgagtgcagagcagcgcgcgccgcctgggccgggctgggcccgcccggcggcgggccgcgctgttgtcgcggacgtgagcgccccctggcgggtggtcggaggcggcgcggtggacgtgtgtccggttggccagtgcacattgcgagtggctggctggcggtcggcggcgagacgggagaggaggtatgtgtcgcgggcgcctttgctgcgctgcgtcgttgcgtgcctgggcgtgcgcctgtcgactgtgtgtgactgtgttgggcgttgtgccacgtacgtgtgtgctcggccgaaggcgtcggaagaaaaagagagagagagacgggcgggaaagtgggtcggtgtgcgtgcgtcgcccgtgatgcgatgatgtcgcgtcatgtcatgtcatgtctttgcgaaacggctgccgagaggtgtgtggtggcgagcgggaatgtgcgtttggtggttgccggccggccggcagttgttggtggttcctcctgtgtggttgtttgtgctgctttgatggcaacgtggaaggacgccggtttttccgtgccttgcgtgtggttgtgtcgacggtgactggttgggggtgtgcgccgatgcacgtgccatgttgttatgtttgggtcgtgagtgtgtttttggctgtgttgttgtgtacgggaagggggagagaggaggaggcggcggcggcggcggcggcggcggcggcgggggtgatagtgcgtgcagtagtgccgttgcgacgggcgtcgggtggagccgtgcgtagtggcggaaaggtgtaggttgcgggaagcgagcccgtcgcgtgtcgtcgtcgacgacggggtcgcgtgcgctgtgaatcgagagtggcgggaaaggggcagcgtgccgctgtgtcgtggtcgttagcagaggcctgtgtgcctgtccgtttgttttctgtcggacgcttggtgcgaggtgtttgttttgttttgttgccgccgccgcggttgtttttgtttgtcggctgtgctgtgtcggtgggtcggcgagctgttttgcggtgcgtgaatgtgttggtgcaaaagtggcggcggcgtcatggctgcgaccgcgacgagccgcgggcgcgccattgatgatgttgaacacagagcggctgtgtgcaatgggaggccttgtgtacgggtagcggtgttgtcgtacgtgcatccggcccggtgcggaaagcgccgttgcggttgcgggttgcctctggtcgcgacgtgtggtgctcggctttgtgggtttttttggtgcccctttggccggtgggtggtgtttgttgttttgtgtgtgtgtgtgtgtgtgtgtgtgtgtggtcggtctctttggcgctcggtatatatctgcctcctgctcggtcttgttgtcgacgtcgtctgtagttttttgcggcttgccgacgaccgaccgaccgaactactacctacctgtgacagctacgtgtggcgcccgaaggtgaacgtaacgtgacctcggcgcccttagcctaacctaagatgtccggccgtaaggtaggtgcggccacctgacgcctcacgtccgaacgcttaacctaactttgacgcctaacctaactttaacccttaacctaacccacgtccacctaacgtaacctaacctaacccaagcgacgccaaccctaacctaaggtgttgtacactgcgaatgtcgaaggcatgttatagtcttaggtggagagcactacacgcaacaagcggctacacgggtagcaggggttgtgtggcgtgggctgggcggttttgttaggttagatggccttgggcaagtacagaaagggggcaacagcagcctcaacgggtgcggggaccaagcagcaatcggtatcgtttgttaattgtcaactgtcgaagctgcgttggtacagtaccggaaccgcaagcgctgacagagaaagcaccgaagctctgcaatcgtgataagg
This Schistocerca nitens isolate TAMUIC-IGC-003100 unplaced genomic scaffold, iqSchNite1.1 HiC_scaffold_165, whole genome shotgun sequence DNA region includes the following protein-coding sequences:
- the LOC126219138 gene encoding uncharacterized protein LOC126219138, whose translation is MHVRQHRYPYTRPPIAHSRSVFNIINGAPAARRGRSHDAAATFAPTHSRTAKQLADPPTQHSRQTKTTAAAATKQNKHLAPSVRQKTNGQAHRPLLTTTTQRHAAPFPPLSIHSARDPVVDDDTRRARFPQPTPFRHYARLHPTPVATALLHALSPPPPPPPPPPPPPPLSPFPYTTTQPKTHSRPKHNNMARASAHTPNQSPSTQPHARHGKTGVLPRCHQSSTNNHTGGTTNNCRPAGNHQTHIPARHHTPLGSRFAKT